Proteins encoded together in one Temnothorax longispinosus isolate EJ_2023e chromosome 5, Tlon_JGU_v1, whole genome shotgun sequence window:
- the LOC139813314 gene encoding uncharacterized protein, which yields MNSKSALLVQRWMLQPRVLLALILLQFIIQFFTSVYLYKYVTNVESDLRRVKSQYPAEVVAIPRRRRSSALPTAEDNAVSDISSRIRDDKEIQGTKKVTASPMVSGSESSPTVAGGQDWVWFNADTRIQYDVIENFCRSSAKYCPPGLPGAPGNPGTPGEPGLPGARGMDGLKGPPGHPGVRGPKGDIGPPGFDGRDGVPGEPGLDGIPGRSGLDGVPGSNGKPGMNGSPGLPGRNGTDGRPGQMGPQGPQGPRGEIGPPGHSGAPGKDGKSGIQAYKLHMNDNNENDLLIPPSIIEITPSLNSSGVISVLEGSKIRLRCAASGKPQPVIQWTKIDGSMIPMGPWHVSSVTGHTFNISVVTREHMGEYACNANNGIPPAVSKRFKLQVRFSPFIRIRNQVVLVRNQNPATLECEVEGFPEPVVHWERSDGRRLKMSDKYRTEVYDRRDNYKLKMKLRIARVTSSDHGTYHCVAKNDLDVVKGSFIVDDDIKDLEKYKMGKMEHVTYGYPMPTSVDQEQESCIPAQETCTTCPKCTYLDIMDHVHVQPLRDINNTWLPPRLAEGFIEAIGKPVLKGDDHYGSWMYDTSSSNDIMPDHRLWVTRHNETSFIYEYKTKEHFNNNTPTDPKLLHFPFQGNGHVVYDKSFFYNPMNRPSILRYDLSGHRACTDFLPKCERMLPCLEVDGQNHLYTHNFTYTDINVDENGLWVIYPLSPNCSGTHKNTVVVKMDPIEMQIQYAWNISIDHRRFAEMFIAGGVLYAIRNVTNNTMEIRYALDLYKNTTLDVNLSFTNPYHKTTAVSYNHKTKELYTWNKGNRLAYPLKWQEATEKVPSSRHTHAPQRNARRSVVNRHENIN from the exons ATGAACAGCAAGAGTGCATTACTGGTGCAACGTTGGATGCTCCAGCCGCGAGTGTTGCTCGCTCTCATTTTGCTGCAATTTATCATTCAGTTTTTCACGTCCGTCTATCTGTATAAGTACGTCACGAACGTGGAGAGCGATCTTCGTCGGGTAAAAAGCCAGTACCCGGCGGAGGTCGTGGCAATTCCGCGGCGAAGACGCAGCAGCGCGTTGCCAACCGCCGAGGACAATGCCGTTTCGGATATATCCAGTCGG ATCCGAGATGACAAGGAGATACAGGGTACAAAGAAGGTAACCGCCTCCCCGATGGTATCCGGTTCTGAGTCTTCGCCAACGGTGGCCGGAGGTCAGGATTGGGTCTGGTTTAACGCCGACACACGAATACAA TATGACGTGATCGAGAACTTTTGCCGTTCGTCTGCGAAGTATTGTCCACCAGGTCTCCCCGGTGCGCCCGGAAATCCGGGTACACCCGGCGAACCGGGTCTGCCGGGTGCTCGGGGGATGGACGGCCTTAAGGGGCCTCCAGGCCATCCTGGTGTCCGAGGGCCCAAGGGTGACATCGGGCCACCGGGTTTCGACGGAAGGGACGGGGTACCGGGTGAGCCCGGTTTGGACGGTATTCCCGGTAGAAGTGGTCTGGACGGCGTACCGGGGAGCAACGGTAAGCCGGGTATGAACGGATCGCCTGGACTTCCTGGAAGAAACGGAACGGACG gAAGACCAGGGCAAATGGGACCTCAGGGACCACAAGGACCTCGCG GAGAGATAGGCCCACCTGGTCATTCAGGAGCGCCCGGGAAGGATGGCAAATCAGGCATACAGGCATACAAGTTACACATGAACGATAACAACGAGAATGACCTATTAATACCGCCATCTATTATTG AGATTACACCGTCGTTAAACTCAAGTGGCGTGATTTCTGTGCTCGAAGGTAGCAAAATACGGCTGAGGTGCGCCGCGAGTGGAAAACCGCAGCCCGTTATACAATGGACCAAAATAGACGGTTCCATGATACCCATGGGCCCCTGGCATG TGAGCTCTGTTACGGGCCATACATTCAACATCAGCGTGGTGACCCGGGAACACATGGGCGAGTATGCGTGCAACGCTAATAACGGAATACCTCCAGCAGTCTCCAAGAGGTTCAAGCTTCAAGTCAGAT TTTCGCCGTTCATTCGCATACGCAACCAAGTGGTACTCGTGCGAAACCAAAATCCGGCGACATTGGAATGCGAGGTGGAAGGCTTTCCCGAGCCGGTGGTACATTGGGAACGCAGTGACGGCCGTCGCCTGAAAATGTCGGATAAGTACAGAACGGAGGTTTACGACAGGCGCGATAATTATAAG CTGAAGATGAAGCTGAGAATCGCGAGGGTGACTTCGTCGGATCACGGGACCTACCACTGCGTGGCAAAAAACGATCTTGACGTTGTCAAGGGATCCTTTATAGTAGACG ATGACATAAAGGATCTCGAGAAATACAAAATGGGAAAGATGGAGCATGTAACGTACGGCTATCCAATGCCCACGAGCGTCGATCAGGAGCAAGAATCGTGCATTCCTGCGCAAGAAACCTGCACGACGTGTCCGAAGTGCACGTACCTAGACATAATGGACCACGTGCACGTTCAACCGTTgagagatattaataatacgtgGCTGCCGCCGCGGTTAGCCG AGGGTTTCATAGAGGCGATAGGAAAACCTGTGCTGAAAGGGGACGATCACTACGGAAGTTGGATGTACGATACGTCCTCCAGTAACGATATCATGCCCGATCACAGACTTTGGGTCACCCGCCACAACGAGACGTCCTTCATCTACGAATACAAAACGAAGGAGCACTTTAACAACAACACGCCGACTGATCCGAAATTATTACACTTTCCTTTCCAG GGTAACGGGCACGTGGTTTATGACAAGTCGTTTTTCTATAACCCTATGAATCGACCGTCGATACTTCGATACGATCTCTCGGGTCACCGGGCGTGCACCGACTTTTTACCCAAATGCGAGCGGATGCTTCCGTGCTTGGAGGTCGACGGCCAGAACCATCTCTACACGCATAATTTCACCTACACGGATATTAACGTGGACGAAAACG GTTTATGGGTCATTTACCCATTATCACCTAATTGCAGCGGTACGCATAAAAATACAGTAGTAGTGAAAATGGATCCAATTGAAATGCAGATACAGTACGCGTGGAATATCAGTATCGATCACCGTCGATTCGCGGAGATGTTTATCGCGGGAGGCGTGCTTTACGCTATACGCAACGTCACCAACAATACTATGGAAATACG ATACGCCCTCGATCTCTACAAAAATACAACGCTGGATGTAAACTTGTCGTTCACTAACCCCTACCACAAGACCACGGCAGTCAGCTATAATCATAAGACTAAG GAGCTCTACACGTGGAACAAGGGCAACCGATTAGCCTACCCCTTGAAATGGCAAGAGGCAACTGAGAAAGTACCGTCTTCACGACATACGCATGCACCGCAAAGAAACGCGCGTAGGAGCGTCGTTAATCGCCACGAgaacattaattaa
- the LOC139813316 gene encoding uncharacterized protein: MVTVQDIGLQLTKPVKELAEWNFPFSQTLEKYCSLFNTTCNKSFGEAGLVLQNSTAVYVHRIDSLWTTTECCRNELLIHEQEEATKNPAKKRDRKTDACFHKFKTVNFAEEVDKNIDIKKNHIVHDSVKSKSRRFTQLEKGIAQHVSIDIYDVNGEVVGKKYDFRCNQNISRDGILVDEFAPEDFCCGDDSVKEKSHYSYGLCDTSDSTIRDDNNENINVDAESERYCDSPEEEISDLVTSLELSQQNLSLSRDTETDNTLVKTPTNISSDSCHDATLTNIPSETCPDTPTDATSPVMTNLDNTVSSNNNDSEDQCLNNNIKGTIDVGSLLDSPPESVNSKGRRTSSTDDPASLNDSNGDLAKAKSFVNSVQNTPLDKSRKNKTQRSTTKSKSKSLKRKPPASRKKRESKTRRNLLLSLEDSYYSEKDRPNMFKENSRTCMKYIQKYDPLQYTDVTNAELDLLGFRLHDNTELDTHISDDVTMNVNDNLTSIDGISELHSQSPVDTSTPYESFCDVWFRSDSPNFVPENVDKWHEMIQPKLRDAEKRSTFCIRDYTSRIIDTLKASDQRRVSFDTIIQKEQPCEVARYFLASLDLASKQNVNINTNEDPEHDIEIILCEGDGQCSTNNQVDLHD, translated from the exons ATGGTTACCGTGCAAGATATCGGTTTGCAGCTTACGAAACCAGTGAAGGAATTAGCGGAATGGAACTTTCCCTTTTCACAG ACTCTGGAGAAATATTGTTCTTTGTTCAACACGACGTGCAACAAAAGTTTTGGCGAGGCTGGACTTGTCCTACAAAATTCCACGGCTGTGTACGTGCACAGAATCGATTCTCTGTGGACTACAACCGAATGTTGCAGAAATGAATTATTGATTCACGA ACAAGAAGAAGCGACAAAAAATCCCGctaaaaagagagatagaaagacTGACGCATGTTTTCACAAGTTCAAAACTGTCAACTTTGCAGAAgaagtagataaaaatattgacattaaaaaGAATCATATAGTACACGATTCTGTCAAATCTAAAAGCCGCCGATTTACTCAGTTGGAGAAGGGTATCGCACAACATGTCTCTATTGACATTTATGATGTAAATGGGGAAGTCGTCGGCAAGAAATATGATTTCCG gtGCAATCAAAATATAAGTAGGGATGGTATATTGGTCGACGAGTTTGCGCCTGAAG ATTTTTGTTGCGGAGATGACTCGGTCAAAGAAAAATCACATTATTCATATGGACTTTGTGATACGTCGGATTCTACAATACGCGACGATAATAATGAGAATATCAACGTGGACGCCGAGTCCGAAAGATACTGTGATTCGCCAGAAGAAGAGATTTCTGATTTGGTTACGTCTTTGGAGTTAAGCCAACAAAATCTCTCTCTATCCAGAGATACCGAGACCGACAACACGCTTGTCAAAACGCCAACGAATATTTCAAGCGATAGTTGCCACGACGCGACTCTCACCAATATTCCGAGTGAGACGTGTCCAGATACACCCACCGATGCAACTTCGCCGGTAATGACTAATCTCGACAATACTGTTTCATCAAATAACAATGATTCGGAAGATCAATGCTTGAACAATAATATCAAGGGAACCATAGACGTCGGTAGTCTACTAGATAGCCCGCCCGAGTCGGTAAATTCGAAAGGAAGAAg GACTTCGTCGACCGACGATCCAGCGTCGTTGAACGATTCAAACGGGGATCTAGCGAAAGCAAAATCATTTGTCAATTCTGTACAAAATACACCATTAGATAAAAGTAGAAAGAATAAAACGCAACGTTCCACTACAAAGTCCAAATCGAAATCG CTGAAGCGAAAGCCACCCGCATCGCGTAAGAAACGAGAAAGTAAAACGAGGAGAAATCTCCTGCTTAGCTTGGAAGATTCGTATTATTCCGAAAAAG ATAGACCAAATATGTTTAAGGAAAACTCGCGTACTTGCATGAAGTATATACAAAAGTACGATCCTTTGCAATACACAGACGTCACAAACGCCGAATTAGATCTTTTAGGATTTCGATTACACGATAATACTGAGCTGGACACACATATCAGCGATGATGTAACGATGAATGTCAACGATAACTTGACTTCGATCGATGGGATTTCGGAGCTTCACAGTCAGAGTCCTGTGGACACGTCGACTCCGTACGAAAGTTTCTGTGACGTTTGGTTTCGTTCAGACTCGCCAAATTTCGTGCCG GAAAATGTCGACAAGTGGCACGAAATGATACAGCCAAAGTTGCGCGACGCTGAGAAAAGATCGACGTTTTGCATTCGCGATTACACATCGCGAATTATAGATACTCTGAAGGCGAGTGATCAACGAAGGGTCAGCTTCGACACCATCATTCAAAAGGAACAGCCTTGCGAGGTGGCCAGATATTTTTTAGCGTCCTTGGACTtg GCCTCGAAGCAAAATGTAAACATAAATACAAACGAAGATCCCGAGCACGATATAGAAATCATCCTGTGTGAAGGAGATGGGCAGTGCTCTACTAACAACCAAGTGGATTTGCATGATTAA